One genomic window of Mercenaria mercenaria strain notata chromosome 2, MADL_Memer_1, whole genome shotgun sequence includes the following:
- the LOC123564952 gene encoding uncharacterized protein LOC123564952, whose protein sequence is MNKQKKSKRSGHKENRSSRLDRRKKFSEGFQNEEEHNDTESSENEDETEGPEIHFPLAMWDLEHCDPKKCTGRKLARMGLVRTLKLGQRFSGLILSPMGKQCVSPADRDIVREHGIAVVDCSWARLEDTPFNKMKGNHLRLLPYLVATNPVNYGKPCTLSCVEAFVATMYLTGFREECEVLLSKFRWGSSFIKVNEQVFDLYSKCNDSAEVVAAQQQYLEQITQENSEKGIDYKDLADIDMSKTHYNPNRQRNMDLPPSRCSDPAQPSFRKALRTEIMVCQDFSIVNQLSDEDIVLGEARQEISNMKSSAAQHKEILGIRAFFTSVSKYLVTRLPFQNKLIKSLGCLSPVRRFEKDSVIDAEILSREMHFDENMTVNVVDGWKVYQTEDDLKEEDRIDHYWRQVFVKKLDSGQLKYRFLPQLVKKALLLPHGNSEVERSLSVNTSVVTKDRVALGEKTVTAIRTLKDIVKFSDPVDEQPHKIPLNSEILLAAKMAHNKYKQRIETEKEEREKKKQKREKERLEKKRLEELATEENNKTSSMLEKEKALLKKEMEIQTRLTLAEELLKDGNKKLSKAVESSDMKGASVAQMMIATTTSKIEGT, encoded by the exons ATGAACAAACAGAAAAAGTCAAAGAGGTCGGGTCACAAAGAAAACAGAAGCAGTAGGCTGGATAGGAGGAAAAAGTTTTCTGAAGGTTTTCAGAATGAGGAGGAGCATAATGACACGG AATCCTCAGAAAATGAAGATGAGACTGAGGGTCCAGAGATACACTTCCCTCTTGCAATGTGGGATCTTGAACACTGTGATCCAAAGAAATGCACAGGACGTAAGCTGGCAAGAATGGGTCTCGTTAGAACGTTGAAACTTGGCCAGAGGTTTAGTGGTCTTATACTGTCACCAATGGGAAAACAGTGTGTATCTCCTGCTGACag GGATATAGTAAGAGAACATGGAATAGCAGTTGTTGACTGTTCTTGGGCAAGGTTAGAAGACACTCCATTTAACAAAATGAAAGGAAATCATCTCCGATTGCTGCCATATTTGGTGGCCACTAACCCTGTGAACTATGGAAAGCCTTGCACACTAAGCTGTGTGGAAGCTTTTGTAGCAACCATGTATCTCACAG GTTTCCGTGAAGAGTGTGAGGTATTGTTAAGCAAGTTCAGATGGGGCAGTTCATTCATCAAAGTAAACGAGCAGGTATTTGACCTGTACAGCAAGTGTAATGATAGCGCTGAGGTTGTGGCAGCACAGCAGCAATACCTGGAACAGATTACACAGGAGAACAGTGAGAAAGGGATAGATTATAAAG ATCTTGCAGATATTGACATGAGCAAAACACATTATAACCCAAACAGACAGAGAAATATGGATTTACCTCCGTCAAG GTGTAGCGACCCTGCCCAGCCCAGCTTTAGGAAAGCTTTAA GAACTGAAATTATGGTGTGTCAGGACTTCAGTATTGTTAATCAGCTTAGTGATGAAGATATTGTCTTGGGAGAAGCACGACAggaaatatcaaacatgaaatcaTCAGCAGCTCAGCACAAAGAAATCCTTGGAATTCGAGCATTCTTCACCTCAGTATCAAAATACTTGGTCACTCGACTTCCTTTCCAGAACAAACTTATAAAGTCATTAGGTTGCCTGTCTCCAGTCAGAAGATTTGAAAAAGACTCTGTAATTGATGCTGAAATTTTGTCCAGGGAGatgcattttgatgaaaatatgacTGTTAATGTTGTGGATGGATGGAAGGTATATCAAACAGAAGATGATTTGAAAGAAGAAGATAGAATTGACCATTATTGGAGACAAGTGTTTGTGAAGAAGCTTGATAGTGGGCAGCTCAAGTACAGATTTTTACCCCAACTTGTCAAGAAAGCTCTGTTATTACCACATGGAAATTCAGAGGTTGAGAGAAGTTTGTCAGTGAACACTAGTGTAGTGACTAAGGACAGAGTTGCCTTGGGTGAGAAAACTGTTACTGCCATCAGAACTTTGAAGGACATAGTTAAGTTCAGTGATCCTGTAGATGAGCAACCTCACAAAATACCATTAAACAGTGAAATACTTCTGGCAGCAAAAATGGCCCATAACAAGTATAAACAGAGGATTGAGacagaaaaagaagaaagagagaaaaagaaacagaagAGAGAGAAAGAAAGGCTTGAAAAGAAAAGACTGGAAGAACTTGCAACAGAAGAGAATAATAAGACCTCCTCCatgcttgaaaaagaaaaagcacTGCTTAAAAAAGAAATGGAGATTCAGACAAGGTTGACTTTAGCAGAGGAACTGTTAAAAGATGGGAACAAAAAACTTTCTAAAGCTGTTGAAAGTAGTGACATGAAAGGTGCTTCTGTAGCACAAATGATGATAGCAACAACCACATCAAAGATAGAGGGTACGTGA